From the genome of Natrinema marinum:
AATCGACTCGAACACCTGGGTCGCCCACTCGCGTGCGATCGCCGCGTCGGTGTCGACGAACACGCGCATCGTCCCGGTCTCCTCGTCGTAGCCGCCGATTCCGACGCGGTCGTCGAACAGCGCCAGACCGTACGGGAGAGCCTCTCGCGTGCGGACGGTGACGTTCCCCTCGTCGATCGCCGCCGCGAGCGCGGCGTCCGCCTCGTCTCGAAGCGCGTCGACGGTGTCGGGAACGTAGACGAGTTCGACGGTTCGATCTTCGAGCAACCGATCGGCGTCGCCCTCGCTTCCGGGCGGGATCATGTGGGTCGTGTTGAACCCGCGGAACGACTCGCTCTCGCGGAGCAGCGACAGGAACCGCGCGATCGGCGCGTACGGGTCCGACGGATCGGCGACGGTGACGGTCGCGTCGGCGAACGGTTCGATGACGAACTCCTCGTGGTCCTCGCAGATGTACTCGAACAGCGGGTCCAGCCGACGGGCGGTCCGGAGATAGGCCTCGAATTTGCAGACGCCATCGGCGACGACCGTACCGAGCCCCGTCAGCCGATAGCGGCCGTCGACGCGCTCGCCGTACTCGTTGTCCTCGAGCCAGCGGACGAACCGGTGGCTTGTCGCTCGCGACACCTCGAGCGTCGCCTCGATCTCGCGGCGATCGAGGGGCTCGACGAGCAGCGCCCGAAGCAGGTGCCCGTGGCGGACGATATCGACCATCTCTTCGGTGTCCGGAAACGGTTCGCGTTCGCGTCGCTCCCGGTCTCGCTGGGCGTTCCGATCGTATCGAATGAGTTCGTCGAGGAGGCTGTGTGTCACGGCTCGGTTACCCCTTGCTAACAGTCACCACACAGTACTCCGCTCACGGGCTTAACCCTATCTCACGCCGTGAAACGACGTTCGCTGTCCGAAACTCGTCTCGGAAATCAAGTATAGGGTTCTCACTCGCCTCTCTGCTA
Proteins encoded in this window:
- a CDS encoding helix-turn-helix transcriptional regulator, with translation MTHSLLDELIRYDRNAQRDRERREREPFPDTEEMVDIVRHGHLLRALLVEPLDRREIEATLEVSRATSHRFVRWLEDNEYGERVDGRYRLTGLGTVVADGVCKFEAYLRTARRLDPLFEYICEDHEEFVIEPFADATVTVADPSDPYAPIARFLSLLRESESFRGFNTTHMIPPGSEGDADRLLEDRTVELVYVPDTVDALRDEADAALAAAIDEGNVTVRTREALPYGLALFDDRVGIGGYDEETGTMRVFVDTDAAIAREWATQVFESIRADSRPVLS